DNA sequence from the Fundidesulfovibrio magnetotacticus genome:
GGTCCACCGCCTTGCGGCTGTAGACCACGCTGCCCCCGGTGGAGACCACCGTGCGCTTCACCCCCAGGGTGGCCACCATGGCTTCCTCGGCGGCCAGGAAGCCCGTGAGGCCGCGCTCGTCCAGGATGGCCTGGAGGGGCTGGCCCAGGGTGGCCTCGATGAGCCGGTCCGTGTCCAGGTGCGCCCATCCGAGCCGGGCGGCCAGGGCCTTGCCCAGGGTGGTCTTGCCCGCTCCCGCGATGCCTATGAGGCTCACGCAGCGCTCGTCGGAGATGCGCCCCAGGGGCGCGAAGGGAGTCATGGCCTCAACCGCCAAGATAGGCCTTCTTCACGTCCGGGTTGTCGCGCAGTTCGTCGCAGGGGCCCTGGGCCACGATGCGTCCGGTGTCCAGCACATAGCCCCGGTGGGCGAAATCCAGGGCCAGACGGGCGTTCTGCTCCACCAGGAGGATGGTCATGCCCTGCTGGTTGAGCTTCTTGAGGGTGCGGAACATGTCGTACATGAGCAGGGGGGCCAGGCCCATGCTGGGTTCGTCCAGGAGGATGAAGTCGGCCCCGCTCATGAGGGCGCGTCCCACGGCCAGCATCTGCTGCTCGCCGCCCGAGAGCGACTCGGAGCGCTGCTTGCGGCGCTCCGACAGCCTGGGGAAGAGCTCGAAGACGAAGTCCAGGTCTTTGGCGGCGCGGTCTTTGTCCTGGCGGGCGTAGGTGGCCAGGGTGAGGTTGTCCATCACGGAGAGGTTGCCGAAGATGTGGCGTCCTTCGGGAACCAGGGCCATGCGCAGGTTGGCCACCACCTGATGGGGCGGCACGGGGAGCAGGCTCTGTCCGTTCAGGGTCACGTCGCCCTCGGTGACGCGGGGTCCTTCGGGCGGCCCCAGGCGGGCGATGGTCAACAGCGTGGTGGTCTTGCCCGCGCCGTTGGCGCCGATGAGGGTGACGATCTCGCCCTTCTCCACGGTGAAGCTCACGCCGTGCAGGGCCTCGATGTTGCCGTATTTGACCTTGAGATTGGAGACGCAAAGCATCAGATGGCCTCGTCGCCCAGGTAGGCTTTGATCACCGTGGGGTTGTTGCGGATGTCCTCGGGGTTGCCCTCGGCGATGGTGGCGCCGAAGTCGATCACCTTGATCCATTTGCACAGGCTCATGACCACGGTCATCTGGTGTTCGATCATCCAGATGGCCAGGTCAAACTCCTTGTAGATCCATTCGATCAGGCGGATGAGCTCCACCACGTCGGAGGAGGGCAGGCCCGCGGCGGGCTCGTCCAGGAGCAGGAGCTTGGGCTTGGTGGAGAGGGCGCGCGCGATCTCCACCTTGCGCTGGGTGCCGTAGGAGAGGTTGGGGGGGAACTCGTTGGCCAGGTCCTTCATGCCCATGAATTCCAGCAGCTCCATGGCGGTGCGCTCGATGGCGGCTTCGCGGTCGGCGTAGCGCTTCGTGCGCAGGATGGAGTCGGCCAGGGAGTAGCCCAGGCGGGAGTGCTGGCTCACGCGGATGTTGTCGAGCACGGTCATGTCGTTCCAGAGGCGGATGTTCTGGAAGGTGCGGGCCACGCCCAGGCTGGTCACCTGGTGGGGCTTCATGCCCCGGGTGTTCACGCCGTTGATCGTTATGGAACCCGACGAGGGCTGGTAGAAGCCGCTGACCAGGTTGAACACGGTGGTCTTGCCCGCTCCGTTGGGTCCGATGAGGGCGTTCAATTCCCGGCCTTCAAGGCGCACCGAGAAGTCGTTGACCGCGATGAGCCCGCCGAAGCGCTGGGTGAGATCGGTGATTTCGAGCAGGGCCATGGCTATTTGAACCTGTAGTAGCGCTTGAGTTTGGGGAAGATGTCCGAGAGCTCGCGGTTGCCCATGATGCCTTCGGGCCGGAACTGCATGAGCAGGATGAGCAGCAGGGGGATGGCCACCCATTTGAGCTGCTCCAGGGGCTTGAGGAATTCGAGCATCACCGCGAAGACGATGGCCGAGAGCACCGACCCCGTGAGCGAGCCCATGCCGCCCAGGTAGACCATCACCAGACACTCGGTGGAGCGCAGGATGGTGAAGGAGGCCGGGTTCACGAAGCTCACCATGTAGGCGAAGAGCCCGCCCGCCAGGCCCGCGAGCCCGGAGGAGAGCATGAAGGCGATGAGCTTCATCTTGTTGGTGTTCACGCTCATGATCTCGGCGGCCACCTCGTCCTGGTGGATGGCCATCACGCCCTTGCCGAGCGTGGAGTAGACGAAGCGGCGCAGAATCCAGATGGTGAACACCACGCCCAGGAAGATCCACACGAGCATCCAGGGGAGCTTGGCCACGGCGTCCATGCCCTGGACGATCTTGCCCATGCCCATGAATCCCCGTGGGCCGCCCACGGCCTCAACGTTTTCGATGGCGCTCTTGATGATGTAGCCCGCCGCCAGGGTGATCACGGCCAGGTAGTCGCCGCGCGTCTTGAAGGAGGGGATGGCCACCACGAGCCCGGCCAGGGCGGCGGCCACGAAGCCAGCCGCAAGGACGATCGGGAAGGCCCATGGGCTCCATGCCATGGAGAGCAGCGGCTGGCCGAACACCTGGTCCGGCACGAAGAGGAACACGCCCAGGATGGAGGAGGCGTAGGCCCCCACGGCCATGAACCCGGCGTGGCCGCAGCTGAACTCGCCCATGTAGCCGTTGACGAGGTTCAGGCTGGCCGAAAGGATGATGAAGATGCCCATGCTGCACAGAAAGGTGATGGCGTACTGGCCCAGAATGCCCATCTTGGCGGCGGCCACGGCCATCAGCAGCAGGGCTGCCAGGAGAGCCGGAACGGTGAGTGACTTGCCCATGGCTTAAATCTTCGTGGTTTTGGGCTTGCCGAAAAGCCCCGTTGGCTTCCAGGTGAGGATGCCCAGAAGGATGGTGAAGCTGATCAGGTCGCGCAGTTCGGAGCTGAAGGTGGCGGCCACGGTCACTTCCAGGAAGGCCAGGAGGAAACCGCCCACGAAGGCGCCCCGGATGTCGCCGATGCCGCCCACCACGGCGGCCACGAAGGCCTTCCAGCCCACCAGCGCGCCCATGAAGGGGTCCAGCACGGGGAAGTTCATGGCGTAGAACATGCCCGCGAGGCCGGCCATGGAGGAGCCCAGGAAGAAGGTGAAGATGATCACCGCGTCCAGGGGGATGCCCATGAGGGGCACGGCGAATTTGTCGTAGGACACGGCG
Encoded proteins:
- a CDS encoding ABC transporter ATP-binding protein — encoded protein: MMLCVSNLKVKYGNIEALHGVSFTVEKGEIVTLIGANGAGKTTTLLTIARLGPPEGPRVTEGDVTLNGQSLLPVPPHQVVANLRMALVPEGRHIFGNLSVMDNLTLATYARQDKDRAAKDLDFVFELFPRLSERRKQRSESLSGGEQQMLAVGRALMSGADFILLDEPSMGLAPLLMYDMFRTLKKLNQQGMTILLVEQNARLALDFAHRGYVLDTGRIVAQGPCDELRDNPDVKKAYLGG
- a CDS encoding branched-chain amino acid ABC transporter permease; this encodes MGKSLTVPALLAALLLMAVAAAKMGILGQYAITFLCSMGIFIILSASLNLVNGYMGEFSCGHAGFMAVGAYASSILGVFLFVPDQVFGQPLLSMAWSPWAFPIVLAAGFVAAALAGLVVAIPSFKTRGDYLAVITLAAGYIIKSAIENVEAVGGPRGFMGMGKIVQGMDAVAKLPWMLVWIFLGVVFTIWILRRFVYSTLGKGVMAIHQDEVAAEIMSVNTNKMKLIAFMLSSGLAGLAGGLFAYMVSFVNPASFTILRSTECLVMVYLGGMGSLTGSVLSAIVFAVMLEFLKPLEQLKWVAIPLLLILLMQFRPEGIMGNRELSDIFPKLKRYYRFK
- the thrB gene encoding homoserine kinase; amino-acid sequence: MTPFAPLGRISDERCVSLIGIAGAGKTTLGKALAARLGWAHLDTDRLIEATLGQPLQAILDERGLTGFLAAEEAMVATLGVKRTVVSTGGSVVYSRKAVDRLKSLGPVVHLRIGLDDFLERVQGADGRAFVRPDGRSLADVFAEREPLYRQACDFSLDTSHADLDASVEQCAGLLAGLLAGD
- a CDS encoding ABC transporter ATP-binding protein, whose amino-acid sequence is MALLEITDLTQRFGGLIAVNDFSVRLEGRELNALIGPNGAGKTTVFNLVSGFYQPSSGSITINGVNTRGMKPHQVTSLGVARTFQNIRLWNDMTVLDNIRVSQHSRLGYSLADSILRTKRYADREAAIERTAMELLEFMGMKDLANEFPPNLSYGTQRKVEIARALSTKPKLLLLDEPAAGLPSSDVVELIRLIEWIYKEFDLAIWMIEHQMTVVMSLCKWIKVIDFGATIAEGNPEDIRNNPTVIKAYLGDEAI